A genomic stretch from Ooceraea biroi isolate clonal line C1 chromosome 3, Obir_v5.4, whole genome shotgun sequence includes:
- the LOC105286808 gene encoding relaxin receptor 1 isoform X2, giving the protein MHGTWDWFTKDRQYFWGNLEDCDTRDAPVRCTYDMCHVSCTNYTEVPQNLSTNVTAIFLTENSLTHLTRNVLSRYREIRLLYLDNNDIVEIEKWAFLHQNELFWLVLTTNRINEIQTGHLTGLNKLETLRLDQNNIVMADFSDLENSTTVYLIDLSKNMLTTSSLKLPQLPTLTEIILDENRFESITEDLFAGCSALKSLSIGHNNISSVNENAFRNLQQLVELNLAYNMIVTLSPNVFQPVNNLSKLLIGYNPVAELPMTLFSSLNNLRSLGLEDINMDNMDMDTFNLQMFPNLDFVYFKKFHYCMTYAPNVQKCRPISDGVSSVSHLLGKPLLRAAVWSISCVTCLGNSLVLWGRFTANDENRVLSIIIRNLAVSDMLMGIYLFIIAVEDARFRDNYQQEASTWMSSWSCTIVGALAMTSSEVSVLILSFMSVERFILIAAPLKCHRAMTSQTAASSMIVIWIIGLVLAVVPVIHWRSSTRFYGINGMCFPLYIDDPYLTGWEYSAFIFLGLNLLGLMIIGYVYAAMFASIWRTRHATPLSVGDSEFALRFFLIVLTEAVCWAPIIALKILAMMKYPVPPDLHAWIVIFILPVNSAINPLLYTFTTPKFRERLSEGWLGKIWSCVSRKHSKQDSQTSSSINKTTVIDKNMMQSLPLCIQYDAT; this is encoded by the exons ATGCACGGAACTTGGGATTGGTTTACAAAGGACAGACAATATTTCTGGGGAAACTTAGAAGATTGCg ataCACGTGATGCTCCAGTTAGATGCACTTATGACATGTGTCACGTGAGTTGCACAAATTATACTGAAGTGCCTCAGAATTTGTCAACAAACGTCACAGCGAT TTTCTTAACTGAAAATTCGCTTACGCACTTAACTCGCAATGTGTTATCGAGATACCGAGAGATACGCCTATT atatctcgataataatgatatagtCGAGATAGAAAAGTGGGCGTTTCTTCATCAAAATGAGTTGTTTTGGtt AGTCCTCACGACTAATAGAATCAATGAAATACAAACTGGTCATTTAACGGGACTGAATAAATTAGAAACCTTGAGACTGgatcaaaataatattgtgaTGGCAGATTTTTCTGACCTGGAAAACAGTACTACTGTATACTTGAT AGATCTgagtaaaaatatgttgacAACATCATCCTTGAAACTTCCACAATTGCCGACACTGACAGAAAT aatattggacgaaaatcgtTTCGAGTCGATAACGGAAGATTTATTCGCTGGATGCTCCGCTTTGAAATCATT GAGTATAGGACACAATAACATAAGCAGCGTCAATGAGAACGCGTTCCGAAATTTGCAGCAACTTGTCGAGCT TAACTTGGCTTACAACATGATAGTCACGCTATCGCCGAACGTGTTCCAACCTGTGAATAATCTGTCGAAGCT ATTAATCGGTTACAATCCCGTCGCTGAGTTACCAATGACACTTTTTAGTTCACTGAACAATCTTCGCTCCCT TGGTTTAGAGGACATAAACATGGACAATATGGACATGGATACGTTCAATCTCCAAATGTTTCCAAATCTTGATTTCGT ATACTTCAAAAAGTTCCACTATTGCATGACCTACGCACCAAACGTGCAAAAATGTCGACCTATTAGCGATG GAGTGTCATCGGTGTCTCATTTATTGGGTAAACCTCTATTAAGAGCTGCTGTTTGGAGTATATCTTGTGTCACTTGTCTGGGTAATAGCCTCGTTCTTTGGGGCAGATTCACCGCTAACGACGAGAATCGAGTTTTGAGCATTATTATCAGAAATCTTGCAG TGTCCGACATGTTGATGGGAATATATCTCTTCATAATCGCTGTAGAAGACGCGAGGTTCCGCGATAACTACCAACAGGAAGCGAGCACGTGGATGTCCTCATGGTCCTGCACAATTGTAGGAGCGTTGGCGATGACATCATCTGAG GTTTCTGTGCTGATCCTGTCATTTATGTCCGTGGAGCGGTTTATTCTGATCGCAGCCCCATTAAAATGTCATCGTGCTATGACGTCGCAAACTGCAGCCTCGTCGATGATCGTCATCTGGATTATAGGACTTGTTCTTGCTGTAGTGCCAG TCATTCATTGGAGAAGCAGCACGAGATTCTACGGTATCAATGGAATGTGCTTTCCTCTGTACATTGACGATCCGTACTTGACAGGCTGGGAGTACTCtgcttttatctttttagGACTTAATCTCCTCgg ATTGATGATCATTGGTTACGTCTACGCTGCCATGTTCGCTAGCATCTGGAGAACGCGCCACGCCACGCCGTTGTCAGTCGGCGATTCCGAGTTCGCCCTCAGGTTCTTCCTAATCGTGTTGACAGAGGCGGTATGTTGGGCACCGATTATAGCGTTGAAGATCCTCGCCATGATGAAATATCCCGTGCCGC cCGACTTGCACGCGTGGATAGTGATTTTCATCCTGCCGGTAAATAGTGCGATCAATCCgctattatatacttttactaCGCCAAAATTTCGTGAGAGACTCAGCGAGGGTTGGCTCGGGAAGATATGGAGCTGCGTGTCGAGGAAACATTCCAAACAAG ATTCCCAGACGTCATCCAGTATCAATAAGACCACAGTTATCGACAAGAATATGATGCAGTCGTTACCCCTCTGCATCCAATACGATGCGACGTAA
- the LOC105286808 gene encoding relaxin receptor 1 isoform X1: MRYKHIGLVGASLIITLCLLSGLMYYFNQDKCPVGTFLCYNSTICMPQRSWCNGVSDCPYSDDESTENCFDMHGTWDWFTKDRQYFWGNLEDCDTRDAPVRCTYDMCHVSCTNYTEVPQNLSTNVTAIFLTENSLTHLTRNVLSRYREIRLLYLDNNDIVEIEKWAFLHQNELFWLVLTTNRINEIQTGHLTGLNKLETLRLDQNNIVMADFSDLENSTTVYLIDLSKNMLTTSSLKLPQLPTLTEIILDENRFESITEDLFAGCSALKSLSIGHNNISSVNENAFRNLQQLVELNLAYNMIVTLSPNVFQPVNNLSKLLIGYNPVAELPMTLFSSLNNLRSLGLEDINMDNMDMDTFNLQMFPNLDFVYFKKFHYCMTYAPNVQKCRPISDGVSSVSHLLGKPLLRAAVWSISCVTCLGNSLVLWGRFTANDENRVLSIIIRNLAVSDMLMGIYLFIIAVEDARFRDNYQQEASTWMSSWSCTIVGALAMTSSEVSVLILSFMSVERFILIAAPLKCHRAMTSQTAASSMIVIWIIGLVLAVVPVIHWRSSTRFYGINGMCFPLYIDDPYLTGWEYSAFIFLGLNLLGLMIIGYVYAAMFASIWRTRHATPLSVGDSEFALRFFLIVLTEAVCWAPIIALKILAMMKYPVPPDLHAWIVIFILPVNSAINPLLYTFTTPKFRERLSEGWLGKIWSCVSRKHSKQDSQTSSSINKTTVIDKNMMQSLPLCIQYDAT, encoded by the exons ATGAGGTACAAGCATATTGGTCTTGTCGGTGcatcattaattataacgCTCTGCCTGCTCTCTGGACTCATGTACTATTTCAATCAAG ACAAGTGTCCTGTCGGTACTTTCCTGTGTTACAACAGCACCATATGCATGCCGCAACGTAGCTGGTGCAATGGTGTATCAGATTGTCCATACAGTGACGATGAATCTACTGAAAATTGCT TTGACATGCACGGAACTTGGGATTGGTTTACAAAGGACAGACAATATTTCTGGGGAAACTTAGAAGATTGCg ataCACGTGATGCTCCAGTTAGATGCACTTATGACATGTGTCACGTGAGTTGCACAAATTATACTGAAGTGCCTCAGAATTTGTCAACAAACGTCACAGCGAT TTTCTTAACTGAAAATTCGCTTACGCACTTAACTCGCAATGTGTTATCGAGATACCGAGAGATACGCCTATT atatctcgataataatgatatagtCGAGATAGAAAAGTGGGCGTTTCTTCATCAAAATGAGTTGTTTTGGtt AGTCCTCACGACTAATAGAATCAATGAAATACAAACTGGTCATTTAACGGGACTGAATAAATTAGAAACCTTGAGACTGgatcaaaataatattgtgaTGGCAGATTTTTCTGACCTGGAAAACAGTACTACTGTATACTTGAT AGATCTgagtaaaaatatgttgacAACATCATCCTTGAAACTTCCACAATTGCCGACACTGACAGAAAT aatattggacgaaaatcgtTTCGAGTCGATAACGGAAGATTTATTCGCTGGATGCTCCGCTTTGAAATCATT GAGTATAGGACACAATAACATAAGCAGCGTCAATGAGAACGCGTTCCGAAATTTGCAGCAACTTGTCGAGCT TAACTTGGCTTACAACATGATAGTCACGCTATCGCCGAACGTGTTCCAACCTGTGAATAATCTGTCGAAGCT ATTAATCGGTTACAATCCCGTCGCTGAGTTACCAATGACACTTTTTAGTTCACTGAACAATCTTCGCTCCCT TGGTTTAGAGGACATAAACATGGACAATATGGACATGGATACGTTCAATCTCCAAATGTTTCCAAATCTTGATTTCGT ATACTTCAAAAAGTTCCACTATTGCATGACCTACGCACCAAACGTGCAAAAATGTCGACCTATTAGCGATG GAGTGTCATCGGTGTCTCATTTATTGGGTAAACCTCTATTAAGAGCTGCTGTTTGGAGTATATCTTGTGTCACTTGTCTGGGTAATAGCCTCGTTCTTTGGGGCAGATTCACCGCTAACGACGAGAATCGAGTTTTGAGCATTATTATCAGAAATCTTGCAG TGTCCGACATGTTGATGGGAATATATCTCTTCATAATCGCTGTAGAAGACGCGAGGTTCCGCGATAACTACCAACAGGAAGCGAGCACGTGGATGTCCTCATGGTCCTGCACAATTGTAGGAGCGTTGGCGATGACATCATCTGAG GTTTCTGTGCTGATCCTGTCATTTATGTCCGTGGAGCGGTTTATTCTGATCGCAGCCCCATTAAAATGTCATCGTGCTATGACGTCGCAAACTGCAGCCTCGTCGATGATCGTCATCTGGATTATAGGACTTGTTCTTGCTGTAGTGCCAG TCATTCATTGGAGAAGCAGCACGAGATTCTACGGTATCAATGGAATGTGCTTTCCTCTGTACATTGACGATCCGTACTTGACAGGCTGGGAGTACTCtgcttttatctttttagGACTTAATCTCCTCgg ATTGATGATCATTGGTTACGTCTACGCTGCCATGTTCGCTAGCATCTGGAGAACGCGCCACGCCACGCCGTTGTCAGTCGGCGATTCCGAGTTCGCCCTCAGGTTCTTCCTAATCGTGTTGACAGAGGCGGTATGTTGGGCACCGATTATAGCGTTGAAGATCCTCGCCATGATGAAATATCCCGTGCCGC cCGACTTGCACGCGTGGATAGTGATTTTCATCCTGCCGGTAAATAGTGCGATCAATCCgctattatatacttttactaCGCCAAAATTTCGTGAGAGACTCAGCGAGGGTTGGCTCGGGAAGATATGGAGCTGCGTGTCGAGGAAACATTCCAAACAAG ATTCCCAGACGTCATCCAGTATCAATAAGACCACAGTTATCGACAAGAATATGATGCAGTCGTTACCCCTCTGCATCCAATACGATGCGACGTAA
- the LOC105286809 gene encoding odorant receptor 82a isoform X2 codes for MRLRIESFYDKQVISWSKLLLSIIGLWPENHNDFRFFFYITYIISCSLLLIVNLMQNMHDMKKVMRYITFVFPSILIVLKNVMFRWKKDQLLPILAVIKGNVKEGLYQTYDEKYKVIWYNIASTLFTTSSVTSLFFVPALYYLAPIFACILSNEYGSGNCTLPYELPVRVNLVYEISGMRSYVLFCVILIPSSTFLTIGATAADSAMISLTFYLCGQLSILDHRMKNIDLKSSKCHYEMKVLVKRHMELIQLANILADTFSWLMFVQTVGIIFSLCIILYQLLMTAEGEKEIDEIIHFMMYSIAVVLLAFCYCFLGECLISESLALEWACYSINWYESSSEFVHLLMICIARSRKPLCLTAGKFYVFSLETFGTIIKASMAYLSVLKTIT; via the exons ATGCGATTGCGGATAGAATCGTTTTATGACAAACAAGTGATATCGTGGAGTAAGCTGCTACTGTCGATAATCGGTCTCTGGCCAGAAAATCACAATGATTtccgatttttcttttatatcacGTACATCATAAGTTGCTCATTATTGTTGATCGTAAATTTAATGCAGAATATGCACGATATGAAGAAGGTCATGAGGTACATCACTTTTGTGTTTCCAAGCATCCTGATTGTGTTGAAAAACGTGATGTTCCGATGGAAGAAAGATCAATTATTACCCATATTGGCAGTTATAAAGGGAAACGTTAAAGAAGGACTTTATCAAACTTATGATGAGAAATATAAAGTGATTTGGTATAATATAGCTTCAACATTATTTACCACGTCATCTGTAACGTCGTTGTTTTTTGTGCCTGCATTATATTACTTAGCACCAATCTTCGCCTGTATCTTATCTAATGAATATG GTTCCGGCAACTGTACTCTTCCATACGAGTTGCCGGTTCGCGTAAATCTTGTCTACGAGATATCGGGGATGCGCTCGTACGTGCTGTTTTGCGTGATTTTAATACCATCAAGCACATTCCTGACCATTGGTGCGACTGCAGCGGACAGTGCCATGATCTCTCTGACGTTTTATTTATGTGGCCAATTGTCGATTCTTGATCATCGGATGAAAAACATCGATCTGAAGTCATCAAAGTGTCATTACGAAATGAAGGTGCTCGTAAAACGGCACATGGAGCTAATACA ATTAGCAAATATCTTGGCAGATACGTTTAGTTGGCTCATGTTTGTGCAGACAGTGGGcataatattttctctctgCATTATACTGTACCAACTACTTATG ACAGCCGAAggtgaaaaagaaatagacGAGATTATTCATTTCATGATGTATTCAATAGCAGTAGTGCTGCTAGCATTTTGTTATTGCTTTTTGGGAGAATGTTTGATTAGCGAA AGTTTGGCTTTGGAGTGGGCATGTTACTCGATAAACTGGTACGAATCATCATCCGAGTTTGTACATCTTCTAATGATATGCATTGCTCGATCACGAAAGCCGTTATGTTTAACGGCCGGGAAGTTTTATGTCTTTTCTTTGGAAACATTTGGCACG ATAATAAAGGCATCCATGGCGTACCTATCggttttaaaaactattacgTAG
- the LOC105286809 gene encoding odorant receptor 82a isoform X1 — protein sequence MRLRIESFYDKQVISWSKLLLSIIGLWPENHNDFRFFFYITYIISCSLLLIVNLMQNMHDMKKVMRYITFVFPSILIVLKNVMFRWKKDQLLPILAVIKGNVKEGLYQTYDEKYKVIWYNIASTLFTTSSVTSLFFVPALYYLAPIFACILSNEYGSGNCTLPYELPVRVNLVYEISGMRSYVLFCVILIPSSTFLTIGATAADSAMISLTFYLCGQLSILDHRMKNIDLKSSKCHYEMKVLVKRHMELIQLANILADTFSWLMFVQTVGIIFSLCIILYQLLMTAEGEKEIDEIIHFMMYSIAVVLLAFCYCFLGECLISESLALEWACYSINWYESSSEFVHLLMICIARSRKPLCLTAGKFYVFSLETFGTVNSMIFPNVLNRTVTDILHNCSVSDLFLILICK from the exons ATGCGATTGCGGATAGAATCGTTTTATGACAAACAAGTGATATCGTGGAGTAAGCTGCTACTGTCGATAATCGGTCTCTGGCCAGAAAATCACAATGATTtccgatttttcttttatatcacGTACATCATAAGTTGCTCATTATTGTTGATCGTAAATTTAATGCAGAATATGCACGATATGAAGAAGGTCATGAGGTACATCACTTTTGTGTTTCCAAGCATCCTGATTGTGTTGAAAAACGTGATGTTCCGATGGAAGAAAGATCAATTATTACCCATATTGGCAGTTATAAAGGGAAACGTTAAAGAAGGACTTTATCAAACTTATGATGAGAAATATAAAGTGATTTGGTATAATATAGCTTCAACATTATTTACCACGTCATCTGTAACGTCGTTGTTTTTTGTGCCTGCATTATATTACTTAGCACCAATCTTCGCCTGTATCTTATCTAATGAATATG GTTCCGGCAACTGTACTCTTCCATACGAGTTGCCGGTTCGCGTAAATCTTGTCTACGAGATATCGGGGATGCGCTCGTACGTGCTGTTTTGCGTGATTTTAATACCATCAAGCACATTCCTGACCATTGGTGCGACTGCAGCGGACAGTGCCATGATCTCTCTGACGTTTTATTTATGTGGCCAATTGTCGATTCTTGATCATCGGATGAAAAACATCGATCTGAAGTCATCAAAGTGTCATTACGAAATGAAGGTGCTCGTAAAACGGCACATGGAGCTAATACA ATTAGCAAATATCTTGGCAGATACGTTTAGTTGGCTCATGTTTGTGCAGACAGTGGGcataatattttctctctgCATTATACTGTACCAACTACTTATG ACAGCCGAAggtgaaaaagaaatagacGAGATTATTCATTTCATGATGTATTCAATAGCAGTAGTGCTGCTAGCATTTTGTTATTGCTTTTTGGGAGAATGTTTGATTAGCGAA AGTTTGGCTTTGGAGTGGGCATGTTACTCGATAAACTGGTACGAATCATCATCCGAGTTTGTACATCTTCTAATGATATGCATTGCTCGATCACGAAAGCCGTTATGTTTAACGGCCGGGAAGTTTTATGTCTTTTCTTTGGAAACATTTGGCACGGTAAATTCGATGATCTTCCCGAATGTTCTCAACAGGACAGTCACAGATATCTTGCATAATTGCTCTGtttctgatttatttttaatacttatatgtaaataa
- the LOC105286809 gene encoding odorant receptor 82a isoform X3: MHDMKKVMRYITFVFPSILIVLKNVMFRWKKDQLLPILAVIKGNVKEGLYQTYDEKYKVIWYNIASTLFTTSSVTSLFFVPALYYLAPIFACILSNEYGSGNCTLPYELPVRVNLVYEISGMRSYVLFCVILIPSSTFLTIGATAADSAMISLTFYLCGQLSILDHRMKNIDLKSSKCHYEMKVLVKRHMELIQLANILADTFSWLMFVQTVGIIFSLCIILYQLLMTAEGEKEIDEIIHFMMYSIAVVLLAFCYCFLGECLISESLALEWACYSINWYESSSEFVHLLMICIARSRKPLCLTAGKFYVFSLETFGTVNSMIFPNVLNRTVTDILHNCSVSDLFLILICK, encoded by the exons ATGCACGATATGAAGAAGGTCATGAGGTACATCACTTTTGTGTTTCCAAGCATCCTGATTGTGTTGAAAAACGTGATGTTCCGATGGAAGAAAGATCAATTATTACCCATATTGGCAGTTATAAAGGGAAACGTTAAAGAAGGACTTTATCAAACTTATGATGAGAAATATAAAGTGATTTGGTATAATATAGCTTCAACATTATTTACCACGTCATCTGTAACGTCGTTGTTTTTTGTGCCTGCATTATATTACTTAGCACCAATCTTCGCCTGTATCTTATCTAATGAATATG GTTCCGGCAACTGTACTCTTCCATACGAGTTGCCGGTTCGCGTAAATCTTGTCTACGAGATATCGGGGATGCGCTCGTACGTGCTGTTTTGCGTGATTTTAATACCATCAAGCACATTCCTGACCATTGGTGCGACTGCAGCGGACAGTGCCATGATCTCTCTGACGTTTTATTTATGTGGCCAATTGTCGATTCTTGATCATCGGATGAAAAACATCGATCTGAAGTCATCAAAGTGTCATTACGAAATGAAGGTGCTCGTAAAACGGCACATGGAGCTAATACA ATTAGCAAATATCTTGGCAGATACGTTTAGTTGGCTCATGTTTGTGCAGACAGTGGGcataatattttctctctgCATTATACTGTACCAACTACTTATG ACAGCCGAAggtgaaaaagaaatagacGAGATTATTCATTTCATGATGTATTCAATAGCAGTAGTGCTGCTAGCATTTTGTTATTGCTTTTTGGGAGAATGTTTGATTAGCGAA AGTTTGGCTTTGGAGTGGGCATGTTACTCGATAAACTGGTACGAATCATCATCCGAGTTTGTACATCTTCTAATGATATGCATTGCTCGATCACGAAAGCCGTTATGTTTAACGGCCGGGAAGTTTTATGTCTTTTCTTTGGAAACATTTGGCACGGTAAATTCGATGATCTTCCCGAATGTTCTCAACAGGACAGTCACAGATATCTTGCATAATTGCTCTGtttctgatttatttttaatacttatatgtaaataa